Below is a window of Candidatus Saganbacteria bacterium DNA.
CCACAATGGTCGGCCTTGATACGATGCTGAAGATAGCAATGGCAAACGGCTTCTGCATACCTGCCTGCAATGTCAACAATATGGAAATGCTCGAGGCAGGGGTCGTTGCGGCTGCTTTGACAAGATCGCCGATAATATTTGAATGGTCTCCCGGATCTTTCAAGTATAACGGCGGCGCCGTCGTCCCCAGTTTTATCACACGGCTTGAGCCTCTAAAAGCGATCGTAGCCGGACTCGGTTTCCCGTACGCTTGCCACCTTGACCACGGGACATGGGATGCGGTAATAGAAGCTCTTAACGCGGGATTTACTTCAGTAATGTATGATCCTTCCGAAACCGGTAAAAAGAAGGTCTCATACCAGGACAACCTCCGCCTCTCTACAGAAATGGCAAAAATGGCGCACGCTAAAGGTGTCGCCATCGAATTGGAGCTTGGAGGAAAAGAAGGGTCGTTCGGCGATCTTTCGGCCATGGCATCCGCGGAAAGACTGGGATACATGACCGATCCGGAACAGGCAGTCGACTTTGTCGGAAAAACGGGAGCTGATGTCCTTGCGATCTCAATAGGAAATTCACATGGCGCGCAAAAGTTCGCGGGAAAAGCGTTCATTGATATTGAACATGTATGCAGGATCAGAGAAAAGCTTGACGCGGCCGGATTCAAGCATGTTCCGCTGGTTTTCCACGGCGGGTCTGACAGATCACCTTTCGCGGATGAAATAGCGCGGCTGATCGGAAAACCCTACGATAAGAACCCGTCCGGCACGCCGATAGAATTTCAGGTGCGCGCCGTGAAAGAAGGAAGGGTCGCAAAACTAAATCTTGATACGATATTCAGGCTTGCGCAGGCCGAAGGTGTCCTTGCCATGAGGCAGGTGATGGACTCGTATATCCTCAAGAAAGGCACTGATGATTTCAGGGCACATATCGGTGTTCCCTGGAGGGTCACGCTTGTTAACGAGTTCATGAGGAAACTGGTAGAGCTCGGGGCAGCCGGACAGGCAATGACGGTCCTGCGTCAGGTCTGCCTTGAAAAAGCAACGACAGAAGTTGCCAAAGTGCTCACAAAACAGAAGGCTTCCGTACTAGAAACATCGACTGCCGCGGGACTTGGAGCTGATCCTTTAGACATTACCAGACTTGCGGTAAAACTCGAGCTACGAGACGATCAGATAGCTGGCGCACAAACTGTCGGAAATATAGCAAATGTCATGGCCGCAAAGCTTGCAGGCTCGGAACAAGAAGGTCAGGAAAGTAAAGCGGGAAAAGATCTGGAATAATAAGCTTGCTTAAAAAATCGGGACGGCGGGATTTTCCGCCAAAGGCGGACCCGCCTCCGGCGGGGAACCCACGACCTCCCCGATCCGATCGGGGCGCGCTACCAAGCTATGAATATCAAAATCGGGGTGGTGGGATTTGAACCCACGGCCTCACGGTCCCGAACCGTGCACGCTACCAAGCTGCGCTACACCCCGTTTCGACTAATGACCGATAACTAACAACTGATAACAGCTGAATTTCTTATTTAGACAGTTCGAACGCTTCGTGAAGGACTTGTACCGCCTTTTTCGCCAGTTTCTCGTCGACCACGCACGATATCCTGATCTCCGAAGTGCTTATCATCTGGATATTAATGTCGTTTTTCGCAAGAGATTCGAACATCTTCGCCGCGACACCGGGAGCTCCAACCATTCCAATCCCGACCAGGGATATTTTGGCAACGCTGTCATCGGACACTACTTCTTTCGCGCCTATCTTTTTCGCCACGCCGTTTACGACTTCGAGGGCTTTCTTGAGGTCGCTGTGCGCGACAGTAAAGGCCATGTCGGCCACATTACCGCCGTGGATGCTCTGTATTATCATGTCGACGCTGATGTTGCTTTCTGCGAGAGCGGTAAATATTTTTGAAGCGATACCCGGCTTGTCAGGCACCTGAAGCACGCCGATCTTTGCCACATTTTCATCATGGGCGACTCCTGTTACCAGTCCTCTTTTCTCCATTTCTTTGACCTCCTTAGGTGACAGCGTTGTTATCATCGTTCCTTCGTTCTCGTTCAGGCTTGAGCGGACATGAATATTTATGCCGTAGATCTTTCCGCACTCGACAGACCTGGGATGCATCACCCCTGCACCTGCTGAAGCAAGCTCCAGTATCTCTTCATGGGCTATCCTGTCAAGCTTTTTCGCATCGGGCACGATCCTCGGGTCCGCAGTATAGATCCCATCAACATCAGTGTAAATCTCGCAGACATCCGCTTTTAACGCGGCAGCTATTACGACCGCAGACGTGTCGGAACCTCCCCTGCCGATCGTCGTAATGTCGCCTTTGCTATCCACGCCCTGGAAACCTGTGACAACAACAATTTTCCCTTCCGCGATCTCTTTTTTAAGCCTCTGGAATTTTACGTCCTTGATCCTGGCTTTTGACGGGATATCTTCAGTAATGACACCGGCCTGTCCGCCTGTAAGCGATATTGCCTTTTCTCCTAATTCTATTATCGCCGATGCGAGCAGGGCAGCGGACACCTGTTCTCCAGTTGAAATGAGCATGTCATACTCTCTCGGATCAGGGTCGCTTGTGATTTGTTTTAAAAGCGATATCAACTCGTCTGTCGTATGTCCCATCGCAGAAACGATGACTACTACATCATTGCCGGCTTTTTTTGTCTTGACGACCCGCTTGGCAACATTCTTTATCTTTTCGGCGGACCCTACTGAAGTTCCGCCGTATTTTTGGACAACAATTGGCATAGAAACACCTTTCTAATAGATTATAACATTTTTTAAGCGGCGGCCTTTATCCTTCCCTCTCCCTGAAGGAGAAAGTTGGTGTGAGGGTAAAGAAAAATGCAGTTATCTCAAATCCTCGATAAGCCGGACCGTGTATTCGTCGCCTCGATCCCCCGGAGGGAAACTGCGGCGGCCAGTTACTCCAAGTTGACAAAGATAAAAATAATTGCCGAAATAAATACTTGTTGTCCATTCCCAATTTCTTCCGGATAGTTTGCATTTGACTTTTGTAACAGCATCGAACCATTCTTCACTGGTCGGGACCCTAAATCTTCTCCCTGTAATCTCGCTTAACCATTTAGAATATGCCCGGCCGTCATTCAGGCTTAAATGTCCCGCCATTTCTCTTTGACTTGCCCTGGCAAGAATATCCTGTAAAAGTCCCGCGTTATTGCCAATAATTTCGTATTGTGCGCTTCTAACAAATTGTTTGAGCTGATCTGTTGTGAGCTCGTCTTTCATCATTCTAAAAGGCATTCCGGGAACTTTTGTGAACCGATGGCTTTCTATGAACTTTCTGAAGTTTACACCATGAGCCCACTTTCGGCTGATAGGTTGGTCTGGCCGCGACAATCCCAGCATGCTACTTCTTGTCCGGACTTCCGCAGCGCTTCCGATTTTCATCATCATTTTTCTCCTTTCGATATTTTTGCCCAGTCCTCATCCGATTAAACTAGGGTGGCATTTTCATCCGAATACATATCGAACAGAAATATGGGGAATTTCATTATTTAACTTCTTCGATAAGTCGGACCGAGTAGGGGTTGTAGCGGACTTCTTCATGGTGGTTGCCGCGGTTTTCGTAGCCTCGGCAGCGAATAAAGAAGTAGTTTCCTATAAAAGGAGTGTCCGTCCACTCCCAATTGTCTCCGGATAGTTTATCTCTGACTCGCATCGTGGCATCTGACCATTCTTGTTCGGTCGGGACCCTAAATCTTCTTTCGGTCATTTTGCTTAACCATTCAGCATATGCCCTGCCGTCATTCAGGCTCAAAAATGTTGCTGTTCTGTTTTGTTCTGCTGCGTCAAGAACTTTTTTTAAAGCTCCAGCGTTATGGCCTGTAATTTCGCATCCTGAGATATCGACGAATGCTTTAAATTGCAAGATGGTGAGCTCGCTTTTCATTATTCTAAAAAGCATTCCGGGGACATCAATGAAATTGTGGCCTTCCATGAACTTTTGAATGTCTATACCAGGGGGCACCGTTCGGCCGACAGGTTGGCCAGGCCGCGACAACATCAGCCTGCCTACTGTCATTACTTGACCTGCGATCCTCCTGATTATTGCCATCGTTTTTCACCTTTAGATATTGTCAATATTATTGCCCTTGTCCTCGACTCCTCCAAAGAGGTTTTTTTTCATCTATATATGTATCGAACAGATATTCCGGAAGTTTCACATGTTATAATTCTCCCATGAGCAAAGACGCTTCTTTCGACATCGTCTCAAAGGTCAACCTGCCGGAGCTCGACAACGCCCTTCACCAGGTGATGAACGAGATCAGGCAGAGATTTGATTTCAAAGGAAGCACCAGCGAGGTGACAAAAGAAGGAGATGATCTTGTTTTTGCATCGGAAGATGAATTCAAGCTTAAGAATGTCATTGATATTTTTCATACAAAGATCTCTAAAAGAGGGATTTCGCCTAAGTTCTTTGATTTCGGCAAGGTCGAAAGCGCTCTCGGCGGGACGGTGAAGCAGCCCGTAAAGATAAAGACCGGCATCCAGCAGGAAAAGTCAAAAGAGATAATAAAGATGATAAAAGACGCAAAAATAAAGGTCCAGTCCCAGATCCAGGCCGATCAGATAAGGGTTTCCGGCAAGAACAAAGACGACCTTCAGCTTGTCATCCAGATGCTGCGTAAGGCAAATCTTGATATCGAGCTTCAATTCGTGAATTACAGGTGATCTTTTCCTGCCGGTACCGCCACTTGACCTGACCATATCCAAAGATGCTATAATTGATGTAATAAAAGTACTGGCGGGTCAAGAACCTGCCATCTACACTTGATATCTTTTTGAACGCCTGAAGGACGACAAGGGGGAAGGCATTATATATTAAGATGTCAATCAGAGTAATTAATCCGGACCCAAAGGAGATTTTTTCAGTGATGTTAACAAGACTTTTTGAAGATTTTTCTTTTTCACCGAAAAAGAAGAACCTGTCATCGCCCGGAAAAAAGGCCTTTGGTCATGATCCGGCCGGTTTTAGGCGTGACTCAGGCTAACCGGATAACGCTGGTCAGGGTCCTTTTAATCCCCCTCTTCATTTACTTTCTGCTGTCGACGTCGCTTCCTTTAAGCAAATGGATAGCCGCGGGGCTTTTTATCGCCCTTGCCTCAACTGATGCCCTTGACGGTTTTGTCGCGAGAAAATACGGACAGGTCACCGAACTTGGCAAGCTTATAGACCCTATCGCCGACAAAATGCTTGTCTATGCCGCGTTCATGGGATTCGTGCAGATGGGGAAACTCTGGTCCTGGGTAGTCCTGATAATTGTCATGCGGGACTTTGCTGTGATGGGGCTCAGGGTATGGGCGGCAAAGAAGGGTGAGATAATCCCCGCGGGAGACACGGGAAAATGGAAGACGGCCTTGCAGATGACCGCGATCGTTTTCCTGATCCTTGACTGGCCTGCCGCAATGCTTTTATTTTTGATATCTTTAATACTTTGTGTCGTGTCCGGATTTGATTATTTCAGGCAAGCGGACCTGAGCGGAGCTTGATATGGACAGCGGACAGAACCAGCTGGAAGATTTTTTCAGCAAGATGATGAGCGCGATCGGAAAGACCACCGATCAGGAGATAGCTGACACGCTGACAAAAGAAAAGCTGACGATCTCGGTAGCCGAATCCCTGACCGGAGGTCTTATCAGCGAGAGATTGTCCTCTGCTTCGGGAGCGTCGGAATACTTTGTCGGCGGCATAGTCTGCTACACGAACAGAGTAAAGGTCATGGACCTTGCGGTCCCTCCTTCACTGATAGTAAAAGAGGGCCCGGTAAGCAGGGAAGTGGCGCTGTTGCTTGCAGAAAATATTAGGAAGAAATACAAGACGCACATAGGGCTGTCGGCCACCGGAGTAGCAGGTCCGGCGACCGTCTCCCCGCCAAAACCGATAGGGCTTACATTTGTCGCGCTGTCGTCCGAAAAAGGCAGTATCTGCAAAGAATTGAATTTGAGCGGGAGCAGGGCCGATATAAGGCAGAAAGCGGCGCAGGGAGCGCTGGGGCTTTTGTGGCTGCACCTGAGCGGCCAGGATATCGGGCAATGAAGAGTGTAGGATTTTTCGACAGGAAAGTAGGGTTGGCGGGCTGATTGCTCATTATTGACTGATTACGGATAAAAAATGCCGTAAATCAAAAAATGAAAGGAGAAATGTTTATGGTTCAAGATGAGAAAGAAAAAGCGCTCGGGATGGCGATCTCACAGATAGAGAAGAGTTATGGAAAAGGGGCGATCATGAAGATGGGTGATTCCTCAAGGTTCACGGTGGAATCGATCTCAACGGGGATAATTTCCCTTGATTCCGCCCTGGGAGTGGGAGGCTTCCCGAGGGGAAGGATCGTAGAGATATACGGGCCGGAAGCCGGAGGAAAGACGACCGTATCGCTCCAGGCGATCGGCGCGGCGCAGAAAAAAGGGGGAATAGCGGCATTCATCGATGCGGAACATGCGCTTGACCCGATCTATGCAAAAAAGCTGGGGGTCGACATCGACAATCTATTGATATCCCAGCCGGATTACGGTGAACAGGCGCTCGAGATCTGCGAGACCCTTGTCAGGAGCGGAGCGGTAGACATTATTGTCATCGACTCAGTAGCGGCTCTGGTGCCGAAAGCCGAGATCGAGGGGGAGATGGGCGAATCGCAGATAGGCCTGCAGGCACGTCTGATGTCCAAGGCGCTCAGAAAGCTGACGGCCGTCATCAGCAAATCAAAGACCGTTGTCATCTTCATCAACCAGTTGAGGGAAAAGATCGGCATCATGTTCGGAAATCCGGAAGTGACGCCCGGAGGGAGAGCGTTAAAATTTTACTGTTCCGTGCGTCTCGATGTAAGGCCTACCGAAAAGATAAAGGACGGGGATAAGATCATAGGGACCAGAGTAAGGGTAAAGGTCGTGAAGAACAAGGTCGCTCCCCCGTTCAAAGAAGCTTCGTTCGTCCTCACGCACGGGGAAGGCATCAGCAGGGAAGGAGACCTTCTTGACCTCGCGACGACCTTCGGGATCACGCAGAAAAGCGGGGCGTGGTTCCTTTTCGGCGACGAAAAACTTGGCCAGGGCTGGGACAATTCAAAGCAGTTCTTAAAGGAACATAAGGACATCTATTCCAAGGTCGAGGTCGCTGTCAGGAAGATCATCGCTTCGCAGCATCCCGGAGCAAAACCGGCGGTAAAAGAGATCGCGAAAGAAGACGCAAAAAAAAGGAAATATAACTGATCCGGATATTGTTCTGATAAATGTAGCAGGAGGGAATTAACATGAGTTTTATGGCACTTGTTTATACGATACTGGCGGCTGTTGTATTATTCGGCTTTGGCATCGCGTATCTTGTCCTGCGCAGGCAGCTTGCCGAACAAAAGGTGAGGATAGCCGAAGAGAGCGCGAAAAAGATACTTGAGGACGCGAAAAGGGAGGCTGACACAAAAAGAAAGGAAGCCATCATAGAGGCAAAGGACGAGGCTCTCCGCATGAGATCGGAATTTGAGAAGGAGAGCAAGGAACGAAAATCCGAGCTTCTTTCTTTTGAAAAAAGGCTGATGCAGAAAGAAGAGCATCTTGACCAGAAAGAGCAGCAGATAGAAAAGAACGAGACCGCGGTAAAGGCCCGGACCGAAGAGGTCGCAAAGATAAGGGAAGAGCTGCAAAACGCCCTGAATAAGAACGTGGTGGAACTCGAAAGGGTCGCGGGCCTTTCGAAGGACGAAGGCAAAAGGATACTTCTCCAAAATCTTGAAAAAGATATAGAAAAAGAAGCGTCGATCCTTATTAAGAACCGCGAAGAACAGGTAAAAAAAGAAGCCGACAGAAAAGCAAGGGAGATACTCACGACCGCCATTCAAAGGTGCGCCGTGGACCACGTCGTAGAGACGACGGTCACGGTCGTCGAGCTGCCGAGCGATGATCTCAAAGGCAGGATAATCGGAAAAGAAGGCCGCAATATAAGGGCTTTCGAACAGGCTTCCGGAGTAGACCTGATAGTCGATGATACTCCCGGCGCCGTGATCCTTTCCAGCTTTGACCCGCTCAGAAGGGAGACCGCCAAGCTGACGCTTGAAAAACTGATCGTGGACGGAAGGATCCATCCTGCCAGGGTCGAAGAAATGTACGAAAAATCCAAGCAGGAACTTAAAGTCGCTATGTGGGAATACGGCGAGCGCGCCGCACTTGAATGCGACGTGCACAACCTTCCTCCGGTGCTCATACAGCTCCTCGGCCGCCTGAGGTTCAGGACAAGCTACGGGCAGAACGTCCTGACACATTCCATAGAGATGGCAAAGCTCTCCGGCATGATAGCCGCGGAGCTCGGGGTTAACATCAGGCTGGCAAAAAGGGCCGCGCTTCTTCACGATATAGGAAAAGCCATAGATCAGGAGATCGAAGGGACACATCCTAAACTCGGCGCCATGTTCGCGCAAAAGGCCGGAGAATCCCCCGAGATCGTACATGCCATCATGGCCCACCATAACGATGAAGAACCCAGGACAATAGAAGCCGTGATCGTCCAGGTGGCGGATACGATATCCGCCGGCAGGCCCGGAGCCAGGCGCGATACGCTTGAAGCTTATATCAAGCGCCTTGAAAAACTTGAATCGACCGCGAACTCCTTTGAAGGCGTTGAAAAGACCTACGCCATACAGGCCGGAAGGGAAGTCAGGGTGGTGGTAAAACCCGATAAGATCGACGATACGACCTCGGCCAAGCTCGCCTATGACATAGCAAGGAAGATCGAACAGGAACTCGAGTATCCCGGCGAGATAAAGGTGACGGTGATAAGGGAGACGAGGAACACGGAAGTGGCAAAATAGGATAATGACAAAGATTTTATTTATCGGCGATATCATCGGGAAACCCGGAAGGGAGACAGTAAAAAAGCTCCTGCCTTCTTTGAAGGAGGAATTCTCTGCGGACCTGATCATCGCCAACGGAGAGAACGCCGCCGGGGGCATGGGTATCAATGCGAAAAAATATCAGGAACTTATCGATTCCGGTATTGAGATCGTCACTTTGGGCAACCATGCCTGGCATAACAAGGATTTCACCAGAGAAATATCAGAATGCCGCAATATCGTCCGGCCCGCAAACTATCCGCCCGGCACTCCAGGAAATGGCAGGATCATCTATCGTGGGATTGGCGTGATAAATCTTCTGGGACGTGTATTCATGAAAGAGCTCGATTGCCCGTTCAGGGCGGTCGACAGGATAATCGATGAACTTAAAGGGCAGACAAAGATCATCATCGTCGATGTGCACGGAGAAGCGACTTCGGAAAAACAGGCTTTGGGGTGGTATCTTGACGGAAGGGTGAGCGCGGTGATCGGGACGCACACGCATGTCCAGACAGCCGACGAAAGGATTCTTCCGAACGGAACGGCCTATATCACTGACGCGGGGATGGTAGGTCCGAATAATTCTGTTATCGGCGTTGATACTACTGCGATAATCGAACGGTTTTTGACCCAGCTGCCGAAAAGGTTCGAGGTGGCAAAAGAAGGGCCGAACGTTTTCAATGCCGTGGTCCTGGATATTGATGAATCTACGGGAAAAGCCAGGGGGATAAAGAGAATTTTCAGGGTTGTTGAATAGTCTATTTCAGGGTTTTTATCCGCTCTTCGAGGATCGTCTTTTTATTTTGATATTCTTTTAATTTTTCTTTTTCCGCATCGACCAATTCCGGCTTAGCACGTCCGGTAAAATCCTTATTTTCGAGTTTTTCTTTTGTGCGGCTTATCAATGCGTCCATTTCATCCAGGTGTTTTTGAAGCCTTTCTTTTTCTTTTTCAAAATCTATCAGGCCTTCCAGCGGCACATAGATCTCGATATTAGACACAACGGCCGAAGCGCTTTGCTCAGGTTTTTCGCGCAGCCTATCAAGGACTTCGATCTTGCTTGCCTTCGCCAGACTGATCATGTATGGGAGCAATTCACGCACGACATCTTTTTGGCCTCCCGCAGATATTATCGCGGATATTTCTTTGTTAGGGGGGACGTTCATCTCGGCCCTGATGTTCCTGATAGAGCGGATGATCTCTATCATGAGGGCGACCTTGGCCTCTGTTTTTTCATCGATCAAAGACGGGTTGCTATCTGGCCAATCAGAAAGCATTATGGTCTTTCCGCCGCCGATTATTGAAAATATTTCTTCAGTCTCGAACGGCATGAACGGATGAAGCAATTTTACCGTCCCCAAAAGAACGGTCTTTAGGACTTTTAAAGTGTTTTCCTTGTTCGGACTTTGATCGTAAATGCTTTGTTTTGATAATTCCACGAACCAGTCGCAAAATTCGCTCCAGATAAATTCATACAACCTTCTCGCCGCTTCGCCGAATTCGAATTCTTCAAGAAGCTTTGTTGTCTGGCCGATCGTCCTGTTGAACCTGGACAGGATCCATTTGTCCGCAACGGTCAGCCGACCGGTATCGAACTTAGTATCGGCCGCCTCACCCTGCATCAGGACAAAACGGGACACGTTCCATATTTTATTGGCAAAGTTCCTTCCTTCAGTGATCTTCTCCTCGGTAAGCTTGAGGTCCTGCCCTCCGGATGTCACAAGAGAGGTCAGGGCGAAACGGAGCGCGTCCGCCCCCACCCTTTCGATCACATCGATCGGGTCGATCACATTGCCGAGCGATTTGCTCATTTTTTTTCCGGAAATATCCCTGATAAGACCGTGTATGAATACTTTGCCAAACGGCTCGCTCCCCATAAAATGAAGCCCCATCATTATCATCTTCGAGACCCAGAAAGTTATTATGTCATATCCTGTAATAAGGGCTGATGTCGGATAATATGTCTCAAGGTCTTTTGTCTTTTGCGGCCAGCCAAGGGTCGAGAACGGCCAGAGCGATGACGAGAACCATGTGTCAAGAACATCTTCATCCTGGGAAAGGCTTTTCCCTCCGCAGGCCGGACATTTTTCCGGGTCCGCTTCGCTGACGATCACTTCCCCGCAGGCGCAGTACCATACCGGTATCCTGTGGCCCCACCAGATCTGCCGTGATATGCACCAATCCTTCAGGTTCATCATCCAGTCGGTATATACTTTTGACCAGCGTGACGGGATAAACTCAATTTTTTTCTGCTCGACCGCCTCTATCGCTTTTTCGGCAAGAGAAGCTACTTTCACGAACCATTGGTCGGAAAGGGACGGTTCGATCACCGTCTTACACCGGTAACAGCTGCCCGCGGAATTCTCGTAGTCCTCGATCTTTTCAATGGACCCGTTCTCTTCAAGCGCTTTGACTATCGCTTCCCTGGCTTTTTGCCTTTCAAGCCCCTCGATACCGTTTATTCCCTTTTTTTCTTCCGCGCTGAACTCTTCGAGTGTTATCTTCGCGTCTTTTGTCAGGATATTGATCTTTGGCAAGTTGTGTCTTGCACCCATATCAAAGTCATTCGGATCATGTGCCGGAGTGACTTTTACCGCGCCGGTCCCGAAAGACGGATCGACAAACTCATCTGCAATGACCGGGATTATCCTGTTCACTAAAGGCAGGATCAAGTTTTTGCCTGTCAAATGTTTATATCTCTCATCATCAGGGTTGACCGCAACGGCAGTATCACCCAGCATAGTCTCGGGTCTTGTCGTCGCCACAACAACGAAATCATTTGTCCCGGCTGCCGGCTTCTGGTTACCGGCTACTTTATATTTTATGTACCAGAGCTTACCCTTCCTGGTCTCATGCTCAACTTCAATGTCCGATATCGCTGTTTTGCACCTGGGGCACCAGTTGACCATCCTTTTGCCGCGGTAGATCAGGCCTTCTTTGTATAACGACACAAACGCTTTCCTGACGGCTTTGGACAGGCCTTCGTCCATCGTGAAGCGCTCTCTTTTCCAGTCACACGAAGCCCCGAGCCTTCTCAGCTGTTTTGTTATCGTCGAGCCGTAAAGGCCTTTCCATTTCCATACTCTCTTCTCGAACTCCTCCCTGCCTATGTCCTCTTTCTTTTTCTTTTCTTTTGACAGGTCTTTTTCTACGACGTTCTGCGTCGCTATCCCGGCATGGTCGGTTCCTGGGACCCATAGGGTCTTATAACCCTGCATCCTGCGGAACCTTATGAGGATATCCTGGAGAGTATTATCAAGGGCATGCCCCATATGCAAGGAACCGGTCACGTTGGGCGGAGGTATAACAATGACAAACTTCCCTAGATTAGTGTTCTGGTGAGCGGTCGTGGGGCCGTCCGGCGAGAAAAAACCGCTTTCCTCCCAGATCTTGTACCATTTGCCTTCGACTTTGGTCTGGTCGTATGTCTTGGACAGTTCCATCATAAATAGTTTTCGATGATGCGGGAGGAACTCCATTCCTCCAGTTTCAGATATTCTTTCATCCCGGCAAAAGTGGCGTCTTTCGGGATGAGGCCGATGATCTCACTCCCAAGGACAGCTATTTCCTTTTTTATTGCTTCTGCCTTTACCGCATCGAATACCTGTTTGATAGATGATGATTTATAATTCACTATGTTCACTGCCACCTGGACGATGCTTTTGCTCTCCAAAGGGACGCCTATCGCGCGCACACCGCGAAGTCCGCCGTTCTTTTCCCTGATCTTTTCGGCGATGTCTTTTGCCGCCTGAAGATCATCCGTTTCCAGATCCACGTTGAACGCTATCAGTATGTCCCTTGCCCCGATAGCGACCGCGCCCGCTGTCGGATGCAGCTTTGCAGGGCCGAAATCCGGCTTGCCTTCAGGTGTGCATATTCTCTCTGCAACGCCTTCCAGGCCGCCCTTGCGCACTGCCGACAGTTCTTTTCTTTCGGGAAAACGCGCGATATTGCCGTATATATAGACCGGTATGCCGAGCTCGTCCGCGATATTGCGCGAGATCTCGTCGCGTATCTTCACGCAGTCGTTGAACGTGGCTT
It encodes the following:
- a CDS encoding TIGR00282 family metallophosphoesterase; the protein is MTKILFIGDIIGKPGRETVKKLLPSLKEEFSADLIIANGENAAGGMGINAKKYQELIDSGIEIVTLGNHAWHNKDFTREISECRNIVRPANYPPGTPGNGRIIYRGIGVINLLGRVFMKELDCPFRAVDRIIDELKGQTKIIIVDVHGEATSEKQALGWYLDGRVSAVIGTHTHVQTADERILPNGTAYITDAGMVGPNNSVIGVDTTAIIERFLTQLPKRFEVAKEGPNVFNAVVLDIDESTGKARGIKRIFRVVE
- a CDS encoding valine--tRNA ligase, with product MMELSKTYDQTKVEGKWYKIWEESGFFSPDGPTTAHQNTNLGKFVIVIPPPNVTGSLHMGHALDNTLQDILIRFRRMQGYKTLWVPGTDHAGIATQNVVEKDLSKEKKKKEDIGREEFEKRVWKWKGLYGSTITKQLRRLGASCDWKRERFTMDEGLSKAVRKAFVSLYKEGLIYRGKRMVNWCPRCKTAISDIEVEHETRKGKLWYIKYKVAGNQKPAAGTNDFVVVATTRPETMLGDTAVAVNPDDERYKHLTGKNLILPLVNRIIPVIADEFVDPSFGTGAVKVTPAHDPNDFDMGARHNLPKINILTKDAKITLEEFSAEEKKGINGIEGLERQKAREAIVKALEENGSIEKIEDYENSAGSCYRCKTVIEPSLSDQWFVKVASLAEKAIEAVEQKKIEFIPSRWSKVYTDWMMNLKDWCISRQIWWGHRIPVWYCACGEVIVSEADPEKCPACGGKSLSQDEDVLDTWFSSSLWPFSTLGWPQKTKDLETYYPTSALITGYDIITFWVSKMIMMGLHFMGSEPFGKVFIHGLIRDISGKKMSKSLGNVIDPIDVIERVGADALRFALTSLVTSGGQDLKLTEEKITEGRNFANKIWNVSRFVLMQGEAADTKFDTGRLTVADKWILSRFNRTIGQTTKLLEEFEFGEAARRLYEFIWSEFCDWFVELSKQSIYDQSPNKENTLKVLKTVLLGTVKLLHPFMPFETEEIFSIIGGGKTIMLSDWPDSNPSLIDEKTEAKVALMIEIIRSIRNIRAEMNVPPNKEISAIISAGGQKDVVRELLPYMISLAKASKIEVLDRLREKPEQSASAVVSNIEIYVPLEGLIDFEKEKERLQKHLDEMDALISRTKEKLENKDFTGRAKPELVDAEKEKLKEYQNKKTILEERIKTLK
- the ftcD gene encoding glutamate formimidoyltransferase, encoding MEKIIESVPNFSVGQNIDCIQPIVNSIRSAGTRIKVADYSYDTDHGRLVVTVFGEGDELCEGIFQGVKKAVQIINFNDHKGVHPCMGAVDVIPFIPIRKATFNDCVKIRDEISRNIADELGIPVYIYGNIARFPERKELSAVRKGGLEGVAERICTPEGKPDFGPAKLHPTAGAVAIGARDILIAFNVDLETDDLQAAKDIAEKIREKNGGLRGVRAIGVPLESKSIVQVAVNIVNYKSSSIKQVFDAVKAEAIKKEIAVLGSEIIGLIPKDATFAGMKEYLKLEEWSSSRIIENYL
- the rny gene encoding ribonuclease Y — translated: MSFMALVYTILAAVVLFGFGIAYLVLRRQLAEQKVRIAEESAKKILEDAKREADTKRKEAIIEAKDEALRMRSEFEKESKERKSELLSFEKRLMQKEEHLDQKEQQIEKNETAVKARTEEVAKIREELQNALNKNVVELERVAGLSKDEGKRILLQNLEKDIEKEASILIKNREEQVKKEADRKAREILTTAIQRCAVDHVVETTVTVVELPSDDLKGRIIGKEGRNIRAFEQASGVDLIVDDTPGAVILSSFDPLRRETAKLTLEKLIVDGRIHPARVEEMYEKSKQELKVAMWEYGERAALECDVHNLPPVLIQLLGRLRFRTSYGQNVLTHSIEMAKLSGMIAAELGVNIRLAKRAALLHDIGKAIDQEIEGTHPKLGAMFAQKAGESPEIVHAIMAHHNDEEPRTIEAVIVQVADTISAGRPGARRDTLEAYIKRLEKLESTANSFEGVEKTYAIQAGREVRVVVKPDKIDDTTSAKLAYDIARKIEQELEYPGEIKVTVIRETRNTEVAK